A window from uncultured Desulfobacter sp. encodes these proteins:
- a CDS encoding acyl-ACP thioesterase domain-containing protein, with protein MIKNNPGIFSQKINLPYSALTIGGRVKLDWLLNIFQDAAAAQCHALGISGFDMAKKHLKWVVAQYRVQIHTPIDWMMPLVVQTWRAPWKNLYEIRQFRLMSEPVAPLETPSHLVTASSIWILIKAANNKPVRLAPHMPVSLMTCRPAKESIKRIKPGADLTHVDYECSFPVHFLDLDPNEHVNNPVYVRWAVESLPDNLNFEYTPVSCDVIYQKPALPADTVLSRISMNVDNEMLFTDHVIVRQISNEPLAHLMIAWEKTGRRSLFHMPPTGRPDGLG; from the coding sequence ATGATAAAAAATAACCCGGGCATCTTTTCACAAAAAATTAATTTACCCTATTCCGCGTTAACCATTGGCGGACGGGTCAAGTTGGACTGGCTTTTAAACATATTCCAGGACGCAGCCGCGGCCCAGTGTCATGCGTTAGGGATTTCCGGATTTGACATGGCCAAAAAGCATCTTAAATGGGTGGTGGCCCAATACCGTGTACAGATCCACACCCCCATAGACTGGATGATGCCCCTGGTTGTTCAGACATGGCGCGCACCCTGGAAAAACTTATATGAAATCAGGCAATTCAGGCTGATGTCTGAACCCGTAGCCCCCCTTGAAACGCCCAGTCATCTGGTGACCGCCTCAAGTATCTGGATATTAATAAAGGCGGCGAACAATAAGCCGGTAAGGCTGGCACCACATATGCCGGTCTCTTTAATGACCTGCCGCCCTGCCAAGGAATCGATCAAGCGGATCAAACCCGGTGCGGATCTCACCCATGTTGATTATGAATGCAGCTTTCCCGTTCATTTCCTGGATCTGGATCCCAACGAGCACGTCAATAACCCTGTGTATGTCAGATGGGCGGTGGAATCCTTACCAGACAATTTAAACTTTGAGTATACACCTGTCTCATGTGACGTAATCTACCAAAAACCGGCGCTGCCGGCAGATACCGTATTAAGCCGAATTTCAATGAATGTTGACAATGAGATGCTGTTCACCGACCATGTCATTGTCCGGCAGATATCAAATGAACCCCTGGCGCACCTGATGATCGCCTGGGAAAAAACGGGCCGCCGGAGCCTATTTCACATGCCACCCACGGGCCGACCTGACGGACTTGGCTGA